The window CCAACCCCATCGAGGTGGCGTAGGCCGGCAGGCGGCTGCCGCGCCCCAGATCGATGGTCATGATGCGCTTCACCGAGGCGCGGGCGATATACAGAATATTGTCGCCGTCCAGCGTCGCCACCGAGCAGGATTCGTTGAGCAGCCTGCTGAGATAATCCAGCGAGTTCTGCGCCGCCTTAGCCAACTCAGAGGAAGAAAGGTAAGCGTGGCCGATGGTCAACACCCGCGGCAGCAGGCGATAGTGGCGGCCATCGGGGCAATGCACGAAGCCCAGCGCCCGCAGGGTATACAGGCAGCGCCGCACCGCCGCGCGCGGGATGCCGGTGAGCTGGCTTATCTCGGATACCGACATCTGCGAATACTGCGGCTTGAACGCCTGCAGCACCTCCAGCCCCCGGGCCAGCGAGGCCATAAAGTTGGGGTCGCCCTTATATTGATCGTTGCTTAAGTCACCGATCTCCTGCAACCGACGCAGCTCTTCAGTGCCAAATTCAGGAACTTCACTCATCCAGGCCTCCCATTCGATAAACCCTCTCATTATACGCGCACGGCACCGCGATGAACTCCACTCGCCGGACAGATGCCGATTTAGCTACCTGCATCACAAAATGCATCGCCAAAGCCTCAATGTTTCGATAATCGCACAATGATCTGATATTCGCACTTGCTGCTGAATTTTTCATCCCCTAAGTTAATTTCAGACCCGCAAGTTTGGCGCTGGCTCATTCACAGCGTACGAGGAGAACAAATGATCGATAAAAGCGTGGCGTCCGCAGACGCCGCCGTCGCCGATATCCCGGACGGCGCAACCATCATGGTCGGCGGT is drawn from Serratia entomophila and contains these coding sequences:
- a CDS encoding IclR family transcriptional regulator domain-containing protein, which codes for MSEVPEFGTEELRRLQEIGDLSNDQYKGDPNFMASLARGLEVLQAFKPQYSQMSVSEISQLTGIPRAAVRRCLYTLRALGFVHCPDGRHYRLLPRVLTIGHAYLSSSELAKAAQNSLDYLSRLLNESCSVATLDGDNILYIARASVKRIMTIDLGRGSRLPAYATSMGLVLLSALDEEQLEDYLSRVTFEPLTEFTVTSEAQLREQLARVRRQGYAINDQQLEIGLRSIAVPMHSRKGGVVAAMNVGVNASQMSSAELRERVLPQLQRAAMELALLL